The Chthoniobacterales bacterium nucleotide sequence TCATCATCCGAGCAACCCCGGTTACGGAGACCTGGTCTATATCGACGCCACCGCGCCGGCCACCGGACAAATTCTTTTCGAACTGATCACCAGCCAGGGATTGCCGCTCGACACCGCCATCGCCGAAAACCTCTTCGTCGCCATTTCCACCGACACCGGCTCGTTCCAATATCCGAACACGACGGCGCGCACCTTTGAGATCGGAGCGGCGCTCCTGGGTTGCGGGGTGGACGTTGGCCGGGTCAGCCAACTTCTCTACGAGAGTTATCCGCGCCGACGCACCGAACTGCTCCGGGAGCTCCTCGGCACGATGCGTTTCGAAGCCGGCGGCAAAATCGCGACGTTCAGCCTCAGCTTGAAAGTCGCGGCCGATCTCGGAGCGAAGCCCGAGGACAACGAGGGATTGATCGATCACATCCGCGCGATCCAGGGAGTAATCGTGGCGATTTTTTTCGAGGAACTCGCTGACGGGAAAGTCCGGGTGAGCATGCGCTCCAAGAGCGAAGAAGTGGATGTTGGCGCCATCTGCCAAAAATTCGGCGGTGGCGGGCACAAGCTGGCGGCGGGCACCCGCGTTCGCGGCACGCTTCCCGAGGCGGAAGAAAAAGTTATCAAGGAAATCTGCGATGTCATTAACTGCGACTCCTGACGGCGTCCTCCTCGTGGACAAAGCGGCGGGGATGACGTCGCACGACGTCGTCGCGATCGTCCGGCGGCGTTTGCAGATGAAGAAGGTGGGGCATTGCGGCACGCTCGACCCGATCGCGACCGGTTTGCTTCTCCTCACCCTCGGCCGGGGAACGAAAATTCAGGACCTCCTGATGAGCGAGGACAAGGAGTATTCCGGCACGATGATTCTCGGAGTGACGACCGACACGCAGGATCGCGCCGGAGTTCCCCTGGAGGAACGTCCGGTGCCGCCGCTCGATGACGCGACGGTCCGCGCCGCGTTTGAGAAATACTCCGGCGATTTTTACCAGATGCCGCCGATGGTTTCCGCGATCAAACAGGGCGGGGTCCCGCTCTACAAACTGGCGCGCCAGGGAAAGACGGTCGAGCGAGAGCCACGCTTGGTTCATGTGTATCGCTACACGATCGATCGCATCGCTTCGCCCGAGATCGGTTTCAGCGTGGTTTGCAGCAAGGGCTTTTACGTGCGCACCTACGCCCACGACATCGGCGAAACCCTCGGTTGCGGGGCTCACCTGAAGGATTTGCGGAGGACGAAGTCGGGGCGCTTCAGCGTCGAAGGGGCGATCACCGTGGAAGAGCTGAAGAGCGGTGAGCCGGTTGATATTCTTTCCCGCATTTTGACGTTGCCCGAAGTCTCGCGGATGCGCGGGGCGTGAGGAAAGTAAGAAGGAAGAAGTAGGAAATAGGATTAGAAATATCCCGCCCGGCGAAATCCGGTTCTTGATTCATCCTTCTTAATTCTTACTTCTTACTTTTCGATGCTGGTCCTTCGTTCCATCTCCGATCTGGCTACCCTCCCCGGTCCCGTTTTCCTCGCGATCGGCGTTTTCGACGGCGTCCACCTTGGCCACCAGGCCGTGATTTCCACTTCGGCGAAACACGCGAAGGAGGCCGACGGCACTCCGGTCGTCGTCACCTTCGATCCGCATCCGGTGAAAGTTCTCCGGCCGAACAATGCGCCGCATCTGATCACCGCGACGCAGCATAAGATTGCGCTGATCCGCGATCTCGGGGTCAGGCATCTGCTCGTCCTCCATTTCGATCGCTCGTTCGCAGCCACCAGTCCCGAGGATTTCGTGCAACAGCTCGTCGAGAATTCGAAACCGCTGCGCGAAATCTGCGTCGGCCACGAATGGTCGTTCGGGAAAGGAAGAGCGGGCAACCTGGAGCTGTTGAAAGAACTGGGGAAACAGGCGGGATTCAACGTCATCGGCGTTCAGGCTGTCAGCGTGAACGGCGAAGTCGTGAGCAGCACGGCCATCCGGAAAGCGGTGGAAGAGGGCAACCTCGTCAAGGCCACGCAAATGCTCGGGCGGGAATACACGATCCTGGGCACGGTGGTCCGGGGCGAACAACTGGGCCGCAAACTTGGATTTCCGACCGCGAATCTGAGCGCGCACAGCGAGCAGTTTCCGCCGAATGGCGTGTACGTGACGGAGGCCCGCATGGGCGGCGCGGTCCATCGCGGCGTGGCGAACCTTGGGTTCCGCCCGACCGTGGCTGGCGAAAAATCAGAGCGCCTTCTCGAATTGCATCTCTTCGATCTCGACCGCGAGATTTACGGCGAAGAAATGGAAGTTCGTTTTCTGAGATATCTCAGGCCGGAACAGAAGTTCGCGGATGTCGAGTCGTTGAAAGCGCAGATTGCGCGTGACGTCGAGCAGGCCCGGGAATCGTTCGCGATCTTACCGTGAGCGTCCGCGCAAACGCGAGACGGCCGCGGCCAAACAGCCGGCGGTAACCAGAACGCCAATCGCGGCGGCGAAGACCAGCATCCGCATCACCGGCATCATCGCAACGTTGGCATAGGCTTCGAACGCCAAAGAAGTTCCGCCGGCAAACCAGAAGGCCGCGATACAGGCAGCCAGGGTGAGCCCCAGGAGAATCAAGGCGCGAGAGGAGCGGCGGACATGGCGGGCCGGCAGCTTTTGCACGACCTGTGAAGTGAAGCCGGCATCGTCGAGGTACGGCGCTTCATCGCGCAGCCGCGCATCCAGCCAATCTTCCTGAACTTTCTCGTCCATGTTAATTAGAACCCCACGCCGACAACATCTTCTTCAATTTTTCGCGTCCCCTCAACACATTTGTTTTCACGGTGCCGAGCGGAATGTCGAGAACGCGCGAAGCCTCGTCGTGGGAAAGCCCGTTCTGGCAGCACAATACGATGGCTGAACGCTCATGAACGGGAAGCAATTCGAGAGCGTGGGCAAGATCGTGGCGGAGAGCTGGATCGACAGTTTGCGGATCATGTTCGGCCTCCAACTGAGCTTCGTCGATGCCAACCAGCTCCTTTCTTTTGCGGGCTTCCTCCCGGAAACAATTGTAGGCGATCCGGTAAAGCCAGGTCGAAAAACGGGCTTCCCCGCGAAAGCTGCGAAGGTTTTTGTAAGCCCGCAGAAAGGTTTCCTGCGAAAGATCGTCCGCGAGCGAAACATCGGCGCGGACGAGCTGGCGGAGCAGACCCCGGACGCTCGACTGGTGGTTGCGCACCAGCTCGGCGAAAGCGTGGTGGTCATCCTCAAGAAGAACGCGGGCGACGAGGTCTGCATCGGTTAGCGCCACGCGCCCATGTTAGGGCAACGGCGGAACTTTGTCTTTAGGACGTTCGAGCTTCCAGACCAGCAAATAGCCCACCCCGATCAGGAACGGAATGATGCCCAGCGCCCAGGCGCCGCCTTCCCAATCGTTCACTGCTCCGAAGAAGATCATGAGTCCAAACCCGATCATGAGGAGCACCACCCCGCGGCGCATGTCCGAACGAGCGCGCACCACCGGCGGGGGCGCGAAGAGAGCTGCCGGCACTTCCTGGCCTCTTTCCACCATCGTCCGAACGGTGCGATGGAGGGACCGGCTCTTCAGGTAGCTGAAGAACATGATCGCCGCCACCACCAGGACAGGCGCGCCAAAAAGGGTTGTAAAGATGATCCCGATGATTGGGATGGCCATCAGGGCGCCGTCCCCGAAGTCGTCGTCACTGTCGTGATGGCGTTTAACTGTGACGCTGGAAGGGTTGTTGATGGTCACACCGAAATGGCGCTTCAATTTTCTGGCGACATCGCGGCTGATATCGTCGGATTCGTCCGGGGCGACGCTCGCGGCGACGGAGGGCGAAATGTTGGCGCCGGCCACCACCGCCGGGCTTGGGCTGGCGGGGCTCGCGAACGGCGTGGCCGAGGCCGAGGGAGACGGGGCTTGGCCGAGCAGGGTCGAGATAAGCGCGATCGAGCAGAGGCAGGTTAAGAGCAATGTTTTCATAGGCATTCTGTGTAGTGAGATGCAGCCCGGGCGGCTTTTGGATTCAAAAAAGACTCGAAACTCCGGTCTTCGTGGGCCGAGTCGAGGGAGCACAGACAAAAGCCTTGCATCGCAGGGTGTGGCGGCCATTATTCCATCCGCTAAAATGCGGGTGTAGCTCAGTGGTAGAGCACCTCCTTGCCAAGGAGGACGTCGCGAGTTCGAGTCTCGTCACCCGCTCTCCTCCCCATTCCTCTCTGGAGCCGGCACGCCATCAATGGAGCCGGCACGCCATCGTGCCGGGGAGGTGTGGCTCCGCTTTCCCCCACGGCCTGTGGGCAGGCCGTCTCCAAACTCGTGGGCAAGCCGTCTCCAAATCTCCGCTGCGGCGAGCCGTCTCCAAAATCCAGGAAACCGAAAGTAACAACCGGGTTACTTATCACCGCTCGACCGTATTTACATCCCGTCATATATCGCCCCACAACCAACCAAGAAAATACATGATGAACATCTCAAAACTTGATCAGACATCTCTCACGAGCCGCTCACCACTCTGGATCTATTGGGCGATTGTGACCATCGGCGCCATTTTCATCAGCGTCGGCGCAAGCGTGACTCTGGCGCAGGGCACAAGCCCCAGCCCGTCGCCGAGCCCAAGCGCTTCGCCGAGCCCAAGCGCTTCGCCAAGCCCAAGCGCTTCGCCAAGCCCCAGCGCTTCGCCGAGCCCCAGCGCTTCGCCGAGCCCGAGCCCTCTCCCGAGTTGCAGCCCCATCGCCAACGCCAGCATGACATACAACGGCGCTACCTTTAGCCCGCCTTCGCTGACGATTAATCCCGCGACTCAGGTGACCTGGACGAACGCTGGCAACTCCAAGATTCGCCTGCGAGATGTCGGTCATTTCTTCTTTGATAGCGGCGATCTGGATCCCGGACAGTCGTTCTCGTTCACTTTCTGCGCCGGCGGCACCTACTTCGTCGAGAATTCACGCGGCGGCGGATTGGCCACTATCACGGTGACTGGCTCAGGCCCTTCGCCCAGCCCGAGCCCAAGCGCTTCGCCGAGCCCAAGCGCTTCGCCGAGCCCAAGCGCTTCGCCGAGCCCCAGCGCTTCGCCGAGCCCGAGCGCTTCGCCGAGCCCGAGCGCTTCGCCGAGCCCGAGCGCTTCGCCGAGTCCGAGTGCCTCACCGAGTCCGAGTGCCTCCCCGAGCCCAAGCGTTTCGCCAAGCCCGACACCGATGCCCAGCCCTGCGGCCCAGCCAGTTAACATCTCGACCCGTGTCCGAGTGGAAACCGGCGAGGGCGTCATGATTGGCGGCTTCATCATCACCGGCAATGATCCCAAGCGCGTTATCATCCGCGGCATCGGTCCTTCGATGACGAGTGTCGGAGTCAACGGTGCCGTGAGCGATCCGATCCTGCGCCTCTTCAGCGCGAGTGGGTCGCCTTTGGCCGTAAACGACAACTGGCAGGACACCCAGCGGGCTGATATCGAGCAGACCGGTCTCCAGCCTTCCGATCCTCGCGAATCGGCCATCATCGCTACGCTGGCGCCGGCGGCTTAT carries:
- a CDS encoding DUF6249 domain-containing protein gives rise to the protein MKTLLLTCLCSIALISTLLGQAPSPSASATPFASPASPSPAVVAGANISPSVAASVAPDESDDISRDVARKLKRHFGVTINNPSSVTVKRHHDSDDDFGDGALMAIPIIGIIFTTLFGAPVLVVAAIMFFSYLKSRSLHRTVRTMVERGQEVPAALFAPPPVVRARSDMRRGVVLLMIGFGLMIFFGAVNDWEGGAWALGIIPFLIGVGYLLVWKLERPKDKVPPLP
- a CDS encoding bifunctional riboflavin kinase/FAD synthetase codes for the protein MLVLRSISDLATLPGPVFLAIGVFDGVHLGHQAVISTSAKHAKEADGTPVVVTFDPHPVKVLRPNNAPHLITATQHKIALIRDLGVRHLLVLHFDRSFAATSPEDFVQQLVENSKPLREICVGHEWSFGKGRAGNLELLKELGKQAGFNVIGVQAVSVNGEVVSSTAIRKAVEEGNLVKATQMLGREYTILGTVVRGEQLGRKLGFPTANLSAHSEQFPPNGVYVTEARMGGAVHRGVANLGFRPTVAGEKSERLLELHLFDLDREIYGEEMEVRFLRYLRPEQKFADVESLKAQIARDVEQARESFAILP
- a CDS encoding bifunctional oligoribonuclease/PAP phosphatase NrnA — encoded protein: MKQASFDEIGAVLRSQQTFAVLSHVRPDGDALGSQLGLGLSLSKLGKKVMVRNEDGLLEKYSFLPGGEFLQTPLSEAQDFDVAIALDTATQSRLGTSTELVRSAKTWINIDHHPSNPGYGDLVYIDATAPATGQILFELITSQGLPLDTAIAENLFVAISTDTGSFQYPNTTARTFEIGAALLGCGVDVGRVSQLLYESYPRRRTELLRELLGTMRFEAGGKIATFSLSLKVAADLGAKPEDNEGLIDHIRAIQGVIVAIFFEELADGKVRVSMRSKSEEVDVGAICQKFGGGGHKLAAGTRVRGTLPEAEEKVIKEICDVINCDS
- the truB gene encoding tRNA pseudouridine(55) synthase TruB, producing the protein MSLTATPDGVLLVDKAAGMTSHDVVAIVRRRLQMKKVGHCGTLDPIATGLLLLTLGRGTKIQDLLMSEDKEYSGTMILGVTTDTQDRAGVPLEERPVPPLDDATVRAAFEKYSGDFYQMPPMVSAIKQGGVPLYKLARQGKTVEREPRLVHVYRYTIDRIASPEIGFSVVCSKGFYVRTYAHDIGETLGCGAHLKDLRRTKSGRFSVEGAITVEELKSGEPVDILSRILTLPEVSRMRGA